A genomic window from Pseudomonas marvdashtae includes:
- a CDS encoding pyridoxal phosphate-dependent aminotransferase has product MAQPYSARSRAIEPFHVMALLARANELQAVGHDVIHLEIGEPDFTTAEPIIRAGQAALAAGKTRYTAARGIPELREAIAGFYAQRYGVDIDPRRVLVTPGGSGALLLTSALLVDPGKHWLLADPGYPCNRHFLRLIEGAAQLVPVGPDVRYQLTPELVDRQWDQDSVGALVASPANPTGTILNRDELAGLSKAIKAHNGHLVVDEIYHGLTYGTDAASVLEVDDDAFVLNSFSKYFGMTGWRLGWLVAPSAAIGELEKLAQNLYISAPSMAQYAALACFEPATIEIFEQRRAEFARRRDFLLPALRGLGFGIAVEPQGAFYLYADISAFGGDAFAFCQHFLETEHVAFTPGLDFGRHQAGHHVRFAYTQSLPRLQEAVERIGRGLRSWQG; this is encoded by the coding sequence ATGGCCCAGCCCTACAGTGCACGCAGCCGTGCCATCGAACCTTTCCATGTCATGGCGCTGCTGGCGCGCGCCAACGAATTGCAGGCCGTCGGGCACGATGTCATTCACTTGGAGATCGGCGAGCCGGACTTCACCACCGCCGAGCCAATCATCCGTGCCGGCCAGGCCGCCCTGGCAGCGGGCAAGACCCGCTACACCGCTGCGCGGGGCATTCCCGAACTGCGCGAGGCGATCGCCGGTTTTTATGCTCAGCGCTACGGCGTGGACATCGATCCCCGGCGCGTCCTGGTCACTCCGGGTGGCTCTGGCGCGTTGCTGCTGACCAGCGCCTTGCTGGTGGATCCAGGCAAGCATTGGCTGCTGGCCGACCCCGGCTATCCGTGCAACCGCCACTTCCTGCGCTTGATCGAAGGCGCGGCGCAACTGGTGCCGGTGGGGCCGGACGTACGCTATCAGTTGACTCCAGAGCTGGTGGATCGCCAATGGGACCAGGACAGTGTTGGCGCGTTGGTGGCATCGCCGGCCAATCCGACCGGGACGATCCTCAACCGCGATGAACTGGCCGGTCTGTCGAAGGCCATCAAGGCGCACAACGGCCATCTGGTGGTGGATGAGATCTATCACGGCCTGACCTATGGCACCGATGCCGCCAGCGTGCTGGAAGTCGATGACGATGCCTTTGTCCTTAATAGTTTTTCCAAGTATTTCGGCATGACCGGTTGGCGGCTCGGTTGGCTGGTGGCTCCTTCGGCGGCCATCGGTGAGTTGGAGAAGCTCGCGCAGAACCTCTACATCAGTGCGCCGAGCATGGCCCAGTACGCGGCCTTGGCCTGTTTCGAACCGGCAACCATCGAGATTTTCGAGCAGCGTCGGGCCGAGTTCGCGCGGCGCCGCGACTTCCTGCTGCCCGCCTTGCGTGGGTTGGGGTTCGGCATTGCGGTCGAGCCTCAAGGCGCGTTTTACCTGTATGCCGACATCAGCGCATTCGGCGGCGATGCCTTTGCGTTCTGCCAGCATTTTCTTGAAACCGAACACGTGGCGTTCACGCCGGGACTGGATTTCGGTCGCCATCAGGCCGGCCACCATGTGCGTTTCGCCTATACCCAAAGCCTGCCGCGGCTTCAGGAAGCGGTGGAGCGAATTGGACGTGGATTAAGGAGCTGGCAAGGCTGA
- the sfsA gene encoding DNA/RNA nuclease SfsA codes for MRFSPDLEEGRLIRRYKRFLADIETVHGELLTIHCPNTGSMLNCMAEGARVWFSRSSDPKRKLPGTWEIGETPQGRLACINTARANALVEEALRAGVIRELNGFTGLKREVAYGVENSRIDFRLDYADHSSAWVEVKSVTLGFAGTNVAAFPDAVTLRGAKHLRELACLARQGVRAVQLYCVNLSGIDAVRPAQEIDPVYAAALREAVAAGVEVLAYGVTLTPQQMWVDRPLPVLLEPLQVDPEALLVLPTF; via the coding sequence ATGCGTTTTTCCCCTGATTTGGAAGAAGGACGGCTGATTCGACGTTACAAGCGTTTCTTGGCCGATATCGAGACCGTTCACGGCGAACTGTTGACGATTCACTGCCCTAACACCGGTTCGATGCTCAATTGCATGGCCGAGGGCGCGCGCGTCTGGTTCAGCCGCTCCAGCGACCCCAAGCGCAAGTTGCCCGGCACCTGGGAGATCGGCGAAACCCCACAGGGACGGTTGGCCTGCATTAATACGGCGCGAGCCAACGCCCTGGTCGAGGAAGCGCTGCGCGCCGGTGTCATCCGCGAACTGAACGGTTTTACCGGGTTGAAGCGGGAAGTCGCCTATGGCGTGGAAAACAGTCGTATCGACTTTCGATTGGACTACGCTGATCACAGTTCGGCCTGGGTCGAGGTCAAGAGCGTCACCCTGGGTTTCGCCGGGACGAACGTGGCGGCGTTTCCCGATGCGGTGACACTGCGCGGTGCCAAGCACCTGAGGGAGCTTGCCTGTCTGGCCCGGCAAGGCGTGCGGGCGGTGCAGTTGTATTGCGTGAACCTGAGCGGCATCGACGCGGTGCGCCCGGCGCAGGAAATCGATCCTGTCTATGCCGCCGCGTTGCGCGAGGCGGTGGCAGCAGGGGTGGAAGTACTGGCTTATGGCGTGACCTTGACGCCGCAGCAGATGTGGGTGGATCGCCCGCTGCCGGTGCTGTTGGAACCGCTACAGGTCGACCCAGAGGCCTTGCTCGTCCTCCCGACTTTCTAG
- a CDS encoding Rieske (2Fe-2S) protein, giving the protein MKFLCAAAELLDNGSRGFDIEGRKLLAVRRAGQAYVYVNRCPHRGVPLEWQPDQFLDASASLIQCATHGALFLIESGECVAGPCAGQSLAALESREDEQGLWVDL; this is encoded by the coding sequence ATGAAATTTCTGTGTGCCGCCGCCGAACTGCTCGACAACGGCAGTCGCGGCTTCGACATCGAGGGGCGCAAGTTGCTGGCCGTGCGCCGTGCAGGCCAGGCGTACGTCTATGTGAATCGATGCCCGCATCGCGGCGTGCCATTGGAATGGCAACCTGACCAGTTCCTCGACGCCAGCGCCAGCCTGATCCAGTGCGCCACCCATGGCGCGCTGTTTCTGATTGAAAGCGGCGAATGCGTCGCGGGGCCTTGTGCAGGCCAATCCCTCGCGGCGCTAGAAAGTCGGGAGGACGAGCAAGGCCTCTGGGTCGACCTGTAG
- a CDS encoding heme/hemin ABC transporter substrate-binding protein: MRLNVRLAALCLILLASQQALAADLPQRWVSAGGALSEWVSALGGESKLVGVDTTSQHPESLRALPSIGYQRQLSAEGLLSLRPQILVGTEEMGPPPVLAQIRSAGVQVELFSAAPSLAALQANLRHLGQLLGAETRAAALFDGYQQQLAEHGARLNEVRLKQKPPGVLLLVGNAGGKTLIAGKDTAADWLLQQAGGENLATHSGYKPFSVETLASLNPEVLVFADRALSGKEARGAMFKENPILSSTPAAKDGRVMELDPTLLVGGLGPRLPQSLEALTNGFYPAKKP; encoded by the coding sequence ATGCGCCTGAATGTTCGCCTTGCTGCGCTCTGTCTCATCCTGCTCGCCAGCCAGCAAGCGCTGGCGGCCGATCTGCCGCAACGCTGGGTAAGCGCTGGCGGTGCCTTGTCGGAGTGGGTCAGTGCGCTGGGCGGGGAATCGAAACTGGTGGGGGTGGACACCACCAGCCAGCATCCCGAATCGTTGCGGGCGCTTCCCAGTATTGGCTATCAGCGACAGCTCTCGGCGGAGGGCTTGTTGAGCTTGCGTCCGCAGATCCTGGTGGGCACTGAGGAAATGGGGCCGCCTCCGGTGCTGGCGCAAATCCGCAGCGCCGGGGTGCAAGTCGAACTGTTCTCGGCGGCGCCGAGCCTGGCGGCGCTGCAAGCCAACTTGCGGCACTTGGGACAATTGCTGGGCGCCGAGACCAGGGCCGCGGCCTTGTTCGATGGTTATCAACAGCAACTCGCCGAGCACGGCGCCCGGTTAAATGAAGTCCGGCTCAAGCAAAAGCCGCCGGGCGTATTGCTGCTGGTGGGCAATGCTGGCGGCAAGACGCTGATCGCTGGCAAGGACACCGCCGCCGATTGGCTGCTGCAACAGGCCGGTGGCGAAAATTTGGCGACTCACAGCGGTTACAAACCTTTTTCCGTGGAAACCTTGGCCAGTCTGAATCCTGAGGTGCTGGTCTTCGCTGATCGTGCCTTGAGCGGAAAAGAAGCCCGCGGGGCGATGTTCAAGGAAAACCCAATCCTGTCTTCGACCCCAGCCGCCAAGGACGGGCGCGTCATGGAGCTGGATCCGACGTTACTGGTCGGCGGATTAGGCCCCAGATTGCCGCAAAGCCTGGAGGCGTTGACGAACGGGTTCTACCCGGCCAAGAAGCCATGA
- a CDS encoding FecCD family ABC transporter permease, translating into MLAIWLSLALGPVSLPLFDTARAALRLLGLPVAADGLEQAELILGQIRLPRTLLGLAVGGVLALSGVAMQGLFRNPLADPGLVGVSSGAALGAAFAIVGGSALGGLPEALGPYVLSLCAFIGGLGVTALVYRLGRRNGQTHVATMLLAGIALTALSGSAVGLFTYLADDATLRTLTFWNLGSLNGASYARLWPLLLVSAGVAIWLPRRARALNALLLGESEAAHLGIDVERLKRELVFCTALGVGAAVAAAGMIGFVGLVVPHLVRLMAGPDHRILLPASVLAGASLLLFADLVARLALAPAELPIGIVTAFIGAPFFLYLLLRGRA; encoded by the coding sequence CTGTTGGCGATCTGGCTGTCCCTGGCCTTGGGGCCGGTAAGCTTGCCCCTGTTCGATACCGCGCGTGCCGCCTTGCGCCTGTTGGGACTGCCGGTTGCCGCCGATGGGCTGGAGCAGGCCGAGCTGATCCTTGGCCAGATTCGCCTGCCGCGCACCTTGCTCGGGCTGGCGGTGGGCGGCGTATTGGCGCTTTCCGGTGTGGCGATGCAGGGGCTGTTTCGCAACCCCCTGGCCGATCCGGGGCTGGTAGGCGTATCCAGCGGTGCGGCGCTGGGTGCCGCTTTTGCGATTGTCGGTGGCTCGGCGCTGGGCGGGTTGCCCGAAGCGTTGGGGCCCTACGTGTTGTCGTTGTGTGCGTTTATCGGCGGGCTCGGGGTGACGGCGCTGGTCTATCGCCTTGGCCGGCGCAACGGCCAGACGCATGTCGCCACCATGCTCCTGGCGGGTATTGCCCTGACCGCGCTGTCCGGCTCGGCGGTCGGCTTGTTCACTTACCTGGCGGACGATGCGACGTTGCGGACCCTGACGTTCTGGAACCTGGGCAGCTTGAACGGGGCCAGCTATGCGCGGTTATGGCCTTTGCTGCTGGTCAGCGCAGGCGTGGCGATCTGGTTGCCACGTCGAGCGCGGGCACTCAATGCATTGCTGCTCGGCGAGTCTGAAGCCGCGCACCTGGGCATTGATGTCGAACGGCTCAAGCGGGAGTTGGTGTTCTGCACGGCATTGGGCGTTGGGGCAGCGGTCGCGGCGGCTGGAATGATCGGCTTTGTCGGGTTGGTGGTGCCGCATCTGGTGCGGCTGATGGCCGGCCCCGACCATCGCATCCTGTTGCCCGCCTCCGTGCTGGCCGGCGCGAGCCTGCTGTTGTTTGCCGACCTGGTGGCGCGCCTGGCGTTGGCTCCCGCTGAATTGCCAATTGGCATTGTCACGGCTTTCATAGGGGCGCCGTTCTTTCTTTATCTATTGCTAAGAGGGCGCGCCTGA
- a CDS encoding heme ABC transporter ATP-binding protein: MLRAQDLHIHRGRQTVLAQVDLELIPGEVLGVLGPNGAGKSTLLAGLCGELRPDQGQVWLDDRPLAQWDGTERARRLAVLPQSSTLDFAFRVEEVVGMGRLPHQSGLVRDAQIIESALQAADAAHLQGRNYLTLSGGERQRVHLARVLAQLWPGEAGQTLLLDEPTSMLDPLHQHTILQAVREFAGRGAAVLVILHDLNLAARYCDRLLLLASGRPVALDTPRQVLRPEPLKAVFGLEVLVQTHPERGHPLIIAR; this comes from the coding sequence ATGTTGCGAGCGCAGGACTTGCACATCCATCGCGGCCGGCAAACCGTATTGGCGCAGGTCGACCTGGAACTCATTCCTGGCGAAGTGCTGGGTGTGCTCGGCCCCAATGGCGCGGGTAAAAGCACTTTGCTCGCCGGGTTGTGCGGCGAGTTGCGCCCGGACCAGGGACAGGTTTGGCTGGATGACCGGCCCTTGGCCCAATGGGACGGTACCGAGCGTGCCCGGCGCCTGGCAGTGTTGCCACAATCCTCGACGCTGGATTTCGCGTTCCGTGTAGAAGAAGTGGTCGGCATGGGACGCCTGCCTCATCAGAGCGGCCTGGTGCGTGATGCGCAGATCATCGAGTCGGCATTGCAGGCCGCCGACGCCGCGCATCTGCAAGGCCGCAACTACCTGACCCTGTCTGGCGGCGAGCGCCAGCGGGTGCACTTGGCGCGCGTGCTGGCGCAGTTATGGCCGGGAGAAGCGGGGCAAACCTTGTTGCTGGACGAGCCGACCTCGATGCTCGATCCGCTGCATCAGCACACCATATTGCAAGCGGTGCGTGAGTTTGCCGGTCGCGGCGCTGCGGTGTTGGTCATCCTGCATGACCTGAACCTGGCGGCGCGCTACTGTGATCGCCTGTTGCTGCTCGCCTCGGGCCGTCCGGTGGCCCTGGACACGCCCCGGCAAGTGCTGCGCCCGGAGCCGCTCAAGGCGGTGTTTGGCCTGGAGGTGCTGGTGCAAACTCATCCTGAGCGCGGGCATCCATTGATCATTGCCCGCTGA
- a CDS encoding ChaN family lipoprotein produces the protein MRLLLVLALSLLSACQTVAPLPVDGRIRDLHNGQSVTPQMLVERLATAPRVVLGEQHDNRDHHALQGWLLQALATQRAQGSVLLEMLTPRQQPRVDAVRRLPALPGDLPDALDWSPGWDWSLYGPVVEFVLAQPYPVLAANLDNDEIRQVYRRAPALNGVHANTAAVKTVLLEQIRESHCDLLPESQMPAMLAVQQQRDRRMAERLLEAPTPALLLAGAWHARRDVGVPLHVLDLGSSDAPVVLMLAEEGSEVTAAMADYVWYTPATPPQDYCAQMREQQQK, from the coding sequence ATGCGCCTGTTGCTTGTGCTGGCTTTGAGTCTGTTGTCGGCGTGTCAAACGGTTGCACCGCTACCGGTTGACGGGCGGATCCGCGATCTGCACAACGGCCAATCCGTCACACCACAAATGCTGGTTGAGCGGCTGGCAACGGCTCCTCGGGTGGTGCTGGGGGAGCAGCACGACAATCGTGACCACCATGCGCTGCAAGGCTGGTTGCTCCAGGCCTTGGCCACCCAGCGTGCCCAAGGCAGCGTGCTCTTGGAAATGCTGACGCCGCGCCAGCAGCCGCGGGTCGACGCGGTTCGCCGGTTACCTGCCTTGCCCGGGGATCTGCCCGATGCACTGGATTGGTCGCCGGGTTGGGATTGGAGCCTGTATGGGCCAGTCGTCGAGTTCGTCCTGGCGCAGCCTTATCCGGTATTGGCGGCCAATCTTGATAACGACGAAATCCGGCAGGTCTATCGCCGGGCTCCCGCCTTGAACGGTGTCCATGCCAATACGGCCGCTGTGAAAACCGTGCTGCTGGAGCAAATCCGCGAATCCCACTGCGATCTGCTGCCGGAATCGCAAATGCCGGCGATGTTGGCTGTCCAGCAGCAGCGTGACCGGCGCATGGCCGAGCGATTGCTTGAGGCGCCGACACCTGCGTTGTTGCTCGCCGGCGCCTGGCACGCCAGAAGGGATGTCGGCGTGCCGTTGCATGTACTTGATCTGGGAAGCAGCGACGCGCCAGTTGTCCTGATGCTGGCCGAAGAGGGCAGTGAGGTCACGGCGGCCATGGCGGATTATGTATGGTACACCCCGGCTACGCCCCCTCAGGATTACTGCGCACAGATGCGCGAACAGCAGCAAAAGTGA
- a CDS encoding TfoX/Sxy family protein: protein MNDELQHLKNLGKTSAQWLHAAGIHSASDLRRLGAVDAYRAVRTRGFRASKVLLYAIEGALMDMHWNDIPPERKEALNKQLDALAARHKA from the coding sequence ATGAATGATGAACTGCAACACCTGAAGAACCTGGGCAAGACATCAGCCCAATGGCTGCACGCCGCCGGCATTCACAGCGCCTCGGACCTTCGTCGGCTCGGTGCGGTGGACGCCTACCGCGCCGTTCGCACTCGCGGCTTTCGCGCATCCAAGGTATTGCTGTACGCCATCGAGGGCGCGCTGATGGACATGCATTGGAATGATATTCCCCCTGAGCGCAAGGAAGCCCTTAATAAACAGCTGGACGCCCTGGCGGCGCGCCACAAAGCCTGA
- a CDS encoding pentapeptide repeat-containing protein, whose protein sequence is MSHPKLLDTPLYALLRKDDITGFNTERPKGPIDMRGGDFRGLDLRELNAEDVDFTDAYFRSADLRGVDFRKSSLEGASLAHAQISGAYFPPELSADEILMSMNFGTRLRYRTR, encoded by the coding sequence ATGAGCCATCCCAAGCTTCTCGACACGCCGCTATATGCCTTGTTGCGCAAAGACGACATTACAGGCTTCAACACCGAACGCCCAAAGGGTCCGATCGACATGCGCGGCGGCGACTTCCGTGGCCTTGACCTTCGCGAACTGAACGCCGAAGACGTGGACTTCACTGACGCCTACTTCCGTTCCGCCGATCTGCGTGGCGTCGATTTTCGCAAGTCGTCGTTGGAAGGCGCGAGCCTCGCCCACGCCCAGATTTCCGGTGCCTACTTTCCGCCCGAGCTGTCTGCCGACGAGATCCTGATGTCGATGAATTTTGGTACTCGGCTGCGCTATCGCACTCGCTGA